Proteins encoded together in one Gigantopelta aegis isolate Gae_Host chromosome 8, Gae_host_genome, whole genome shotgun sequence window:
- the LOC121379448 gene encoding uncharacterized protein LOC121379448 has protein sequence MYCQVPIGCYMSYYLPGEHLGVSYTLCMYCQVPIGCYMSYYLPGEHLGVSYTLCMYCQVPIGCYMSYYLPGEHLGVSYTLCMYCQVPIGCYMSYYLPGEHLGVSYTLCMYCQVPIGCYMSYYLPGEHLGVSYTLCMYCQVPIGCYMSYYLPGEHLGVSYTLCMYCQVPIGCYMSYYLPGEHLGVSYTLCMYCQVPIGCYMSYYLPGEHLGVSYTLCMYCQVPIGCYMSYYLPGEHLGVSYTLCMYCQVPIGCYMSYYLPGEHLGVSYTLCMYCQVPIGCYMSYYLPGEHLGVSYTLCMYCQVPIGCYMSYYLPGEHLGVSYTLCMYCQVPIGCYMSYYLPGEHLGVSYTLCMYCQVPIGCYMSYYLPGEHLGVSYTLCMYCQVPIGCYMSYYLPGEHLGVSYTLCMYCQVPIGCYMSYYLPGEHLGVSYTLCMYCQVPIGCYMSYYLPGEHLGVSYTLCMYCQVPIGCYMSYYLPGEHLGVSYTLCMYCQVPIGCYMSYYLPGEHLGVSYTLCMYCQVPIGCYMSYYLPGEHLGVSYTLCMYCQVPIGCYMSYYLPGEHLGVSYTLCMYCQVPIGCYMSFSKSHPLF, from the exons atgtaCTGTCAGGTGCCTATAGGTTGTTACATGTCTTATTACCTACCTGGTGAACATCTGGGTGTGtcatatacattgtgtatgtaCTGTCAGGTGCCTATAGGTTGTTACATGTCTTATTACCTACCTGGTGAACATCTGGGTGTGtcatatacattgtgtatgtaCTGTCAGGTGCCTATAGGTTGTTACATGTCTTATTACCTACCTGGTGAACATCTGGGTGTGtcatatacattgtgtatgtaCTGTCAGGTGCCTATAGGTTGTTACATGTCTTATTACCTACCTGGTGAACATCTGGGTGTGtcatatacattgtgtatgtaCTGTCAGGTGCCTATAGGTTGTTACATGTCTTATTACCTACCTGGTGAACATCTGGGTGTGtcatatacattgtgtatgtaCTGTCAGGTGCCTATAGGTTGTTACATGTCTTATTACCTACCTGGTGAACATCTGGGTGTGtcatatacattgtgtatgtaCTGTCAGGTGCCTATAGGTTGTTACATGTCTTATTACCTACCTGGTGAACATCTGGGTGTGtcatatacattgtgtatgtaCTGTCAGGTGCCTATAGGTTGTTACATGTCTTATTACCTACCTGGTGAACATCTGGGTGTGtcatatacattgtgtatgtaCTGTCAGGTGCCTATAGGTTGTTACATGTCTTATTACCTACCTGGTGAACATCTGGGTGTGtcatatacattgtgtatgtaCTGTCAGGTGCCTATAGGTTGTTACATGTCTTATTACCTACCTGGTGAACATCTGGGTGTGtcatatacattgtgtatgtaCTGTCAGGTGCCTATAGGTTGTTACATGTCTTATTACCTACCTGGTGAACATCTGGGTGTGtcatatacattgtgtatgtaCTGTCAGGTGCCTATAGGTTGTTACATGTCTTATTACCTACCTGGTGAACATCTGGGTGTGtcatatacattgtgtatgtaCTGTCAGGTGCCTATAGGTTGTTACATGTCTTATTACCTACCTGGTGAACATCTGGGTGTGtcatatacattgtgtatgtaCTGTCAGGTGCCTATAGGTTGTTACATGTCTTATTACCTACCTGGTGAACATCTGGGTGTGtcatatacattgtgtatgtaCTGTCAGGTGCCTATAGGTTGTTACATGTCTTATTACCTACCTGGTGAACATCTGGGTGTGtcatatacattgtgtatgtaCTGTCAGGTGCCTATAGGTTGTTACATGTCTTATTACCTACCTGGTGAACATCTGGGTGTGtcatatacattgtgtatgtaCTGTCAGGTGCCTATAGGTTGTTACATGTCTTATTACCTACCTGGTGAACATCTGGGTGTGtcatatacattgtgtatgtaCTGTCAGGTGCCTATAGGTTGTTACATGTCTTATTACCTACCTGGTGAACATCTGGGTGTGtcatatacattgtgtatgtaCTGTCAGGTGCCTATAGGTTGTTACATGTCTTATTACCTACCTGGTGAACATCTGGGTGTGtcatatacattgtgtatgtaCTGTCAGGTGCCTATAGGTTGTTACATGTCTTATTACCTACCTGGTGAACATCTGGGTGTGtcatatacattgtgtatgtaCTGTCAGGTGCCTATAGGTTGTTACATGTCTTATTACCTACCTGGTGAACATCTGGGTGTGtcatatacattgtgtatgtaCTGTCAGGTGCCTATAG GTTGTTACATGTCTTTCAGTAAATCACATCCTCTTTTCTAG